One window of Triticum dicoccoides isolate Atlit2015 ecotype Zavitan chromosome 5A, WEW_v2.0, whole genome shotgun sequence genomic DNA carries:
- the LOC119303177 gene encoding solute carrier family 25 member 44-like: MDTSTRAAKIPSLPQQTEINWDNLDMTKLYVVGAGMFSCVTVALYPVSVIKTRMQVASGEAMRRNALATFKNILKVDGVPGLYRGFGTVITGAIPARIIFLTALEKTKATSLKLVEPLQLSESMEAALANGLGGLTASLCSQAVFVPIDVVSQKLMVQGYSGHVRYKGGIDVVQKIMKSDGPWGLYRGFGLSVMTYAPSSAVWWASYGFSQRMIWSALGHLNDKEDAPSQLKIVGVQATGGMIAGAVTSCVSTPLDTIKTRLQVNQNKPKASEVVRRLIAEDGWKGFYRGLGPRFFSSSAWGTSMIVCYEYLKRVCAKVEEA, encoded by the exons ATGGACACCTCTACTAGGGCGGCCAAGATCCCCTCCCTCCCCCAACAGACGGAGATCAACTGGGACAA CCTCGACATGACCAAACTCTATGTGGTGGGGGCCGGCATGTTCAGCTGCGTGACCGTGGCGCTCTACCCGGTGTCCGTGATCAAGACCCGGATGCAGGTGGCCTCCGGGGAGGCCATGAGGAGGAACGCCCTGGCCACCTTCAAGAACATCCTCAAGGTGGATGGGGTGCCTGGGCTCTACCGGGGGTTTGGGACCGTCATCACCGGGGCTATCCCGGCTAGGATCATCTTTCTCACGGCGCTCGAGAAGACAAAGGCGACTTCGCTCAAGCTTGTCGAGCCACTTCAGCTGTCAGAGTCGATGGAGGCTGCCCTTGCTAATGGCCTTGGTGGTTTGACAGCGTCTCTGTGCTCGCAGGCTGTGTTTGTGCCCATTGATGTG GTTAGCCAGAAATTGATGGTTCAAGGATATTCTGGTCATGTCAGATATAAGGGTGGAATAGATGTTGTTCAAAAGATTATGAAGTCTGATGGGCCATGGGGGTTGTACAGAGGATTTGGCCTGTCTGTTATGACGTATGCACCGTCTAGTGCTGTTTGGTGGGCAAGCTATGGGTTCAGCCAGCGTATGATTTGGAG TGCTCTTGGCCATTTGAATGATAAAGAAGATGCTCCTAGTCAGTTGAAAATAGTCGGTGTTCAAGCAACAGGTGGAATGATTGCTGGGGCAGTGACCTCTTGTGTTTCAACTCCTCTAGATACAATCAAAACCAGGCTGCAG GTTAATCAAAACAAGCCAAAAGCCAGTGAGGTAGTTAGAAGATTGATTGCTGAAGATGGATGGAAAGGTTTCTACAGAGGGTTAGGTCCAAGGTTTTTCAGCTCATCTGCTTGGGGTACATCAATGATCGTATGCTACGAATACTTAA AGCGTGTATGTGCTAAAGTTGAAGAGGCCTGA
- the LOC119303176 gene encoding cleavage stimulation factor subunit 50-like, with protein MDAAVQEAKLLRQVNALIVAHLRDQNLTQAAAAVAAATMTPKADASVPNHLLRLVAKGLAAEREEAARGGGAPAAFDSGAGGGGLARPLGTNAVDFSVQNVRGPSKTFPKHETRHISDHKNVARCAKFSPDGKYFATGSGDTSIKFFEVSKIKQTMLGDSKEGSGRPVVRTFYDHVQPINDLDFHPISPILISGAKDNTIKFFDFSKTAARKAFRVIQDTHNVRSVCFHPCGDYILAGTDHPVAHLYDVNTFTCFLSANRQDSSAAINQVRYSGTGSMYVTASKDGSLRIWDGVSAECIRPIIGAHGSVEATSAIFTKDERYILSSGKDSCIKLWEVGTGRLVKQYPGGVNTQFRCQAAFNETEEFVLSTDEQNNEVVIWDALTSERVARLPSGHTGAPRWLEHSPVEPVFVTCGNDRSVRFWK; from the exons ATGGACGCGGCGGTGCAGGAGGCGAAGCTGCTGCGGCAGGTGAACGCCCTCATCGTGGCGCACCTCCGCGACCAGAACCTcacgcaggccgccgccgccgtcgccgccgccaccatgaCCCCCAAGGCCGACGCCTCCGTCCCCAACCACCTACTCCGCCTCGTCGCCAAG GGCCTCGCGGCCGagcgggaggaggcggccagggGAGGCGGAGCTCCCGCCGCGTTTGACTCCGGTGCTGGCGGCGGTGGGCTGGCGCGCCCGCTCGGCACCAATGCCGTGGATTTCAG TGTGCAGAATGTTAGGGGCCCGTCCAAGACTTTCCCCAAGCATGAAACCAGGCACATCTCCGATCATAAG AATGTTGCCAGATGTGCAAAATTTAGTCCTGATGGGAAATATTTTGCAACTGGAAGTGGGGACACATCCATTAAGTTCTTTGAG GTATCGAAAATTAAGCAGACGATGTTAGGAGACTCCAAAGAAGGCTCTGGCCGGCCTGTGGTCCGTACATTTTATGACCACGTGCAG CCCATCAATGATCTGGATTTCCATCCTATTAGCCCAATACTGATATCTGGAGCAAAAGATAATACGATAAA GTTCTTTGACTTCTCCAAAACTGCTGCAAGAAAAGCATTCAGAGTTATTCAG GATACTCATAATGTTAGGTCTGTATGTTTTCATCCTTGCGGGGATTACATTTTAGCAG GGACTGATCACCCAGTAGCTCATCTCTATGATGTAAACACTTTCACATGCTTCTTATCCGCAAATCGGCAGGACTCTAGTGCTGCCATCAACCAG GTGCGTTACTCGGGTACTGGGAGCATGTATGTGACTGCTTCTAAGGATGGTTCTCTGCGCATCTGGGATGGAGTATCTGCTGAATGTATCCGTCCCATAATTGGAGCACATGGATCTGTAGAAGCTACGAGTGCAATTTTCACCAAAGACGAGAG GTACATCCTATCCAGTGGAAAGGATTCGTGTATAAAGTTATGGGAAGTTGGCACCGGAAGACTTGTGAAGCAATATCCAGGTGGTGTTAATACACAATTCCGGTGTCAG GCTGCCTTCAACGAAACGGAGGAGTTTGTACTATCAACCGACGAGCAAAACAATGAG GTTGTCATCTGGGACGCACTTACTTCCGAGAGGGTGGCAAGATTGCCCTCTGGCCATACCGGCGCCCCTAGGTGGCTGGAGCACTCCCCTGTAGAGCCAGTGTTTGTTACATGCGGAAACGATCGATCCGTCAGATTCTGGAAATAA